The following coding sequences lie in one Spirosoma sp. KUDC1026 genomic window:
- a CDS encoding CoA-binding protein gives MNESPKKTLIIGATENPTRYANRAAHSLLRYGHPIEMVGLRAGTVGGQPIQTGQPELTDIDTITMYVGARNQEPLYEYIKSLKPRRVIFNPGAENPAFEADLRKEGIEPIDACTLVMLSIGNY, from the coding sequence ATGAATGAGTCGCCGAAAAAGACGTTGATTATTGGCGCTACTGAAAACCCAACGCGGTACGCCAACCGGGCCGCTCACAGTTTACTGCGCTATGGGCATCCAATCGAAATGGTGGGACTTCGGGCAGGAACTGTCGGAGGACAGCCCATTCAAACGGGACAACCCGAACTGACGGATATTGATACGATAACGATGTATGTAGGCGCCCGAAATCAGGAGCCCCTGTACGAATACATCAAAAGCCTGAAACCCCGCCGGGTAATTTTTAATCCCGGCGCCGAAAACCCGGCGTTCGAAGCCGATCTGCGTAAGGAAGGCATCGAGCCAATCGACGCCTGCACCCTGGTGATGCTGTCGATTGGGAATTATTAA
- a CDS encoding NUMOD4 domain-containing protein encodes MINKRNLSFWDEKWEPIVFDGLESSPRYSVSNYGRLRSFQSVSTNSVSDQDTGKIIKGSVIQGYRSLNIRTAGKTINRYVHKLVAESFLHRDSDQQTFVIHLDHDKQNNHYQNLKWVTKDTMVEHNRQNPNVINRPVVRNSSNYKLTESKVKMIKKLLLNDKNRLKMIAKQFGITHTQLNRIRSGENWRHVTIHEQN; translated from the coding sequence ATGATCAATAAAAGAAACCTAAGCTTTTGGGATGAGAAGTGGGAACCTATTGTATTCGATGGTCTGGAAAGTTCTCCTCGGTATAGTGTATCAAACTACGGACGGTTACGCAGTTTTCAGAGCGTATCGACCAACTCAGTTTCGGATCAGGATACCGGTAAAATCATCAAGGGTTCGGTCATTCAGGGCTACCGCTCCCTGAACATCCGGACGGCGGGCAAAACCATTAACCGCTACGTTCATAAACTCGTTGCTGAAAGCTTTCTTCACCGCGATTCTGATCAGCAAACGTTCGTTATCCACCTCGATCACGACAAGCAGAATAACCACTACCAGAACCTGAAGTGGGTGACGAAAGACACGATGGTCGAACATAATCGCCAGAATCCCAACGTAATAAATCGGCCCGTCGTTCGTAATAGCAGCAATTATAAACTGACCGAGAGCAAGGTAAAAATGATCAAAAAACTGTTGCTGAACGACAAAAACCGTTTGAAGATGATTGCCAAACAGTTTGGCATTACGCACACGCAGCTCAATCGCATTCGATCTGGCGAGAATTGGCGCCACGTAACGATTCATGAGCAGAATTAG
- a CDS encoding 3-oxoacyl-ACP synthase III family protein, which produces MTIPTYSKITGLGFYVPENVVTNNDLTQYMETSDAWIQERTGIKQRRYFTHGKDTNASLATAASRMALDRAGVTASSVDLIVYATLSPDYYFPGSAFLLQRELGLEGVPVIDIREQCSGFVYALSIADQFIKTGMAKTALVVGSEIQSGLMDKSTRGRNVAVIFGDGAGAAVVQATTDPEHRILSTHLHADGRFAEELYLKEPTSIRTHKDNFDPEGSNVVMNGNTVFKHAVVRFMEVINESLTANGYTADDISLLVPHQANVRISDYVRQQLKLPEDRVYNNIQRYGNTTAASIPIALSEAFEEGRVKSGDLICLAAFGSGFTWASALIKW; this is translated from the coding sequence ACGAACAATGACCTGACTCAATACATGGAAACATCCGATGCCTGGATTCAGGAACGAACGGGCATCAAACAGCGTCGGTATTTCACCCATGGGAAAGATACAAACGCAAGTCTGGCCACCGCGGCCTCGCGTATGGCGCTGGACCGCGCGGGCGTAACGGCCAGTAGTGTCGACCTAATTGTATACGCTACCTTGTCGCCGGATTACTACTTCCCCGGTTCGGCCTTTCTGCTACAGCGTGAGCTAGGTCTGGAAGGCGTTCCGGTTATTGACATCCGGGAGCAGTGTTCGGGCTTTGTATACGCCCTGTCCATTGCCGATCAGTTCATTAAAACGGGCATGGCGAAAACAGCGCTGGTGGTTGGGTCCGAAATCCAGTCGGGTCTGATGGATAAGTCGACCCGTGGCCGTAACGTAGCGGTTATTTTTGGGGATGGTGCAGGCGCGGCTGTCGTACAGGCCACTACGGATCCAGAACATCGGATTCTATCGACTCATCTGCATGCCGATGGTCGTTTTGCCGAAGAACTCTACTTGAAAGAACCTACCAGCATCCGTACGCATAAGGATAACTTCGATCCGGAAGGCAGCAACGTCGTCATGAATGGGAACACGGTGTTCAAGCATGCTGTCGTCCGGTTTATGGAGGTGATCAACGAAAGCCTGACCGCTAATGGCTACACAGCCGACGACATTAGTTTACTGGTTCCTCACCAGGCCAATGTCCGGATTTCGGACTACGTTCGTCAGCAACTCAAACTGCCCGAGGACCGGGTTTACAATAACATTCAACGATACGGCAACACAACCGCAGCCTCTATACCCATTGCCTTATCCGAAGCCTTTGAAGAAGGGCGCGTTAAGTCCGGCGATCTCATCTGCCTGGCCGCCTTCGGCAGCGGCTTCACCTGGGCGTCGGCGTTGATTAAGTGGTAG